Proteins encoded together in one Candidatus Jidaibacter acanthamoeba window:
- the ribH gene encoding 6,7-dimethyl-8-ribityllumazine synthase — MNNYKIAIVQSRFNPEITDSLSSACIEKLKQHGVHEDNINLFYVPGAVELPLASKLLAKKKDVDAIVCIGAVIKGDTDHYQYVCEQVNYGCQKVALEQEIPVIFGVLTVPTYELALARAGDDLSLNKGVECADAAVEMLKFIKEIEAA, encoded by the coding sequence ATGAATAATTATAAAATTGCGATAGTACAAAGCAGATTTAATCCCGAAATAACCGATAGCTTATCTTCTGCTTGTATAGAAAAGCTAAAACAGCATGGAGTGCATGAAGATAACATTAATTTATTTTATGTACCGGGTGCAGTTGAGCTTCCGCTTGCAAGTAAACTACTCGCTAAGAAAAAAGATGTTGATGCGATTGTTTGTATCGGGGCGGTAATTAAGGGTGATACCGATCATTACCAATATGTTTGCGAACAGGTAAACTACGGATGTCAAAAAGTAGCTTTAGAGCAGGAAATCCCCGTTATTTTCGGAGTTTTAACCGTGCCTACCTATGAGTTGGCTTTAGCGAGAGCAGGGGATGATTTAAGCTTGAATAAGGGGGTGGAATGTGCCGATGCGGCTGTTGAGATGTTGAAATTTATCAAGGAAATTGAAGCGGCGTAG
- the gstA gene encoding glutathione transferase GstA has translation MKLFYSKGSCSLVVRILINEIGIDCEYEAVNLATKITESGCDFLSVNAKGSVPALLLDNGELLTENVVIQQYLADTYQAYNLLPSADNFLRYRALEWLNFITSDLHKSFAPLFNSQIPEDLKDKIFKPLLIKKLDFINKHLEKNAYLLGEEYMLPDGYLFVILTWLARVGLDISNWPLLADYKKKVLAREPVQRSLKEENLIT, from the coding sequence ATGAAGTTATTTTATTCAAAAGGTTCTTGTTCTCTTGTGGTAAGAATTTTAATTAATGAAATCGGAATAGATTGCGAATATGAAGCGGTTAACCTTGCTACAAAGATTACTGAAAGCGGTTGCGACTTTTTATCTGTTAATGCCAAGGGATCTGTGCCTGCATTATTGCTTGATAATGGTGAATTATTAACCGAAAATGTAGTCATTCAACAATACCTGGCTGATACCTATCAAGCTTATAATTTACTTCCCTCTGCTGATAATTTTCTCAGGTATAGGGCTTTAGAATGGCTAAATTTTATCACCTCGGATCTTCATAAAAGCTTTGCGCCTTTATTTAATTCCCAAATCCCGGAAGATTTAAAGGATAAAATTTTCAAACCTCTATTGATAAAAAAATTAGACTTTATTAATAAGCACTTAGAGAAAAATGCATATTTACTCGGTGAAGAATATATGCTTCCCGACGGTTATTTATTTGTAATATTAACTTGGCTTGCACGCGTTGGTCTGGATATTTCCAACTGGCCTTTACTTGCGGATTACAAAAAAAAGGTTTTAGCCAGAGAGCCGGTTCAGCGCTCTTTAAAAGAAGAAAACCTAATAACATAA
- a CDS encoding YbdK family carboxylate-amine ligase translates to MLTNLKNFFTHKFNKNELIFKPSKPLTLGAELEIQLIDPSNYNLCPRVDDILKEFSNFHKIKPEIFKSFLEINSDICETVTELEQDLLSTVNILSSVTNKLGILLSSTGAHPFARYEDSELYSAERYKDLIDRNQWLTRRWAIYGLHVHLGMQSGDECMQFNNFFMHFIPHMLALSGSSPFWQGMDTGLASCRPTIFESMPTSGLPNQGMNWRKFVHLCKTFQKCGAIKSFKDLWWDLRPSPNYGTLEIRICDGTATLKEATAIVAFIHALAHWFKDNGTWVDSFPAPPMWLLRENKWRVIRHGMEAIYVTNTEGDTKPLKDDILEWVNKIEPYITKLKYEKYFEDIKSICKNGTSSQRQKQVFETTNSLIDVVKLNIEEFNANQPKW, encoded by the coding sequence ATGCTAACTAACCTTAAAAACTTTTTTACTCATAAGTTTAATAAAAATGAACTCATTTTCAAACCTTCAAAACCTCTAACTCTCGGAGCTGAACTTGAGATTCAACTGATTGACCCTTCAAATTATAACTTATGCCCAAGAGTAGATGATATTTTAAAAGAGTTTAGCAATTTTCATAAAATTAAGCCTGAAATATTTAAAAGTTTTTTAGAAATAAATAGTGATATTTGTGAAACAGTAACCGAGTTGGAACAGGATTTGTTATCAACCGTAAATATCTTATCTTCCGTTACTAATAAACTGGGGATCCTATTATCCTCAACCGGCGCACATCCTTTTGCCCGTTATGAGGATTCGGAGCTTTATTCCGCGGAAAGATATAAGGATTTAATTGATAGAAACCAATGGTTAACCAGAAGATGGGCGATATACGGCTTACACGTTCACTTAGGTATGCAAAGCGGTGATGAATGTATGCAATTTAACAATTTTTTCATGCACTTTATTCCCCATATGCTGGCTTTATCAGGCAGCTCTCCGTTTTGGCAGGGAATGGATACAGGGCTTGCATCATGCAGACCGACAATATTTGAATCAATGCCGACCTCAGGACTCCCGAACCAAGGTATGAATTGGAGAAAATTTGTTCACCTTTGTAAAACATTCCAAAAATGCGGTGCTATAAAATCATTTAAAGATTTATGGTGGGATTTAAGACCCAGCCCTAACTACGGAACATTAGAGATCAGAATCTGTGACGGCACCGCCACCCTAAAAGAAGCAACCGCTATAGTTGCATTCATTCATGCACTTGCACATTGGTTTAAAGATAATGGCACTTGGGTTGATAGCTTCCCTGCACCGCCGATGTGGTTACTGAGAGAAAATAAATGGCGCGTAATCAGACACGGTATGGAAGCAATTTACGTGACAAATACCGAAGGTGATACTAAACCGCTTAAAGATGATATTTTGGAATGGGTTAATAAAATTGAGCCGTATATTACAAAATTAAAATATGAAAAATATTTTGAAGATATTAAAAGTATATGCAAAAATGGAACAAGCTCCCAAAGGCAGAAACAAGTATTTGAAACTACAAATTCATTAATTGATGTAGTAAAATTGAATATTGAAGAATTTAATGCAAACCAGCCGAAGTGGTAA
- a CDS encoding esterase-like activity of phytase family protein, whose amino-acid sequence MSIPQILAEKISDTIAFEILIGMGTNFLNSLQYNTCGNITDSNWFIKGLCSDVTESKEFLAKDALASHVPSAVLSYTGRYIAKEFLKMPLTGGIIFGAIKNIGTKSFLHTGSYYGFTYEYAAKYNTDTGVTDRILSADTQVYAIEIPAGIISEISRVIINDVNWNTISAAKENFLEQNYKEAGELICEELYRLLPNFGTALIKGTIEGAASAFMVNLFSSTVIPALYAVAATPGVNLVAAPLTLALVVTATHQIYENFSDLRQDKTSIIHHAENIITTIGDKMTAPSEYNYIPSFQHLQEWIVEPAIYSPYKLLSQLWDRPVQALESAQQMASRFLPYVGKFLRLNKQDIKNETSFNFTLSDINEYHLYTHLGARALKEGVKIVKNNVLHGYAQKASLFSSEEKWFGEFSGATVDGDGKLILISDRGAYIKAQPILEGEIITGFKDSVIGNFKDENGKFLPHNLRDIEEVTFYKGDCIVSHEGLNIENFSVYKGCDFENGAKKQSFAYPDNIKTLPKNEGIEAFGISQQGIALAVSEYGRNKQDENNSMHEAYLWSVNSDYNTLNNLKEFNYQSSPGYGVSGMTFLSNGGLLVLERMFERNFAKTAEKYWIKLKYVSASKLGGVESGETVSGVELLEINPASAEEDKARYSWADNFEAVTVLEDLIPDKTIVLMATDSNRAAFQKDFLLQVNIDNNVLNQDTF is encoded by the coding sequence ATGAGCATACCACAAATATTAGCCGAAAAAATTTCCGATACGATTGCCTTTGAAATTCTAATCGGCATGGGTACCAATTTCCTTAATAGCCTACAATATAACACTTGCGGAAATATTACCGATTCCAATTGGTTTATTAAAGGATTGTGCAGTGATGTTACCGAATCGAAAGAGTTTTTAGCTAAGGATGCATTAGCTTCTCATGTACCAAGCGCCGTATTAAGCTATACCGGACGTTATATTGCGAAGGAATTTTTAAAGATGCCGCTTACAGGAGGAATAATTTTTGGAGCAATTAAAAATATTGGTACTAAAAGTTTTTTACATACCGGTTCCTATTACGGTTTTACTTATGAATATGCCGCAAAATATAACACAGATACCGGAGTGACCGATAGAATATTATCGGCCGATACTCAAGTATATGCAATTGAAATACCTGCCGGTATAATTTCCGAAATAAGCCGCGTAATTATAAATGATGTTAATTGGAATACGATCTCAGCAGCCAAAGAAAATTTTTTAGAGCAGAATTATAAAGAAGCAGGCGAGCTTATATGTGAAGAGCTGTATAGATTGTTACCTAATTTCGGCACAGCATTAATTAAGGGTACAATAGAAGGAGCCGCATCCGCTTTTATGGTGAATCTTTTCAGTTCAACGGTTATACCTGCCTTGTATGCAGTAGCTGCTACTCCCGGGGTTAATTTGGTTGCTGCGCCTTTAACCCTAGCTCTGGTTGTAACTGCTACCCACCAAATTTATGAAAATTTCAGTGATTTACGGCAAGATAAGACCTCAATAATTCATCATGCAGAAAACATAATAACGACTATAGGAGATAAAATGACCGCACCGAGTGAATATAACTATATTCCAAGCTTTCAACACTTACAGGAATGGATAGTAGAACCGGCAATATACAGCCCTTATAAATTATTAAGCCAGCTTTGGGATAGGCCGGTGCAGGCTTTAGAAAGCGCTCAACAGATGGCTTCCCGTTTTTTACCGTATGTCGGGAAATTTTTAAGGCTAAATAAACAAGATATCAAAAATGAAACAAGTTTTAACTTTACCTTAAGTGATATTAATGAATATCACCTCTATACTCATTTAGGTGCAAGAGCGTTAAAAGAAGGAGTAAAGATAGTTAAGAATAATGTTTTACACGGCTATGCTCAAAAAGCTTCCTTGTTTAGTAGTGAAGAGAAATGGTTTGGTGAGTTTTCCGGGGCAACGGTTGATGGTGACGGGAAATTAATACTTATTTCCGATCGCGGGGCTTATATAAAAGCTCAACCTATATTAGAAGGTGAAATAATCACAGGATTTAAGGATTCCGTAATTGGTAACTTCAAAGATGAAAACGGTAAATTTTTACCTCACAATCTTAGAGATATTGAAGAAGTTACCTTTTATAAGGGTGATTGTATTGTTTCACATGAAGGTTTGAATATTGAAAATTTTAGTGTTTATAAAGGCTGTGATTTTGAGAATGGCGCTAAAAAGCAAAGTTTTGCCTATCCTGATAATATTAAAACCTTACCTAAAAATGAGGGCATAGAAGCTTTCGGTATTTCACAACAAGGTATTGCACTTGCTGTTAGTGAATACGGCAGAAATAAACAAGATGAAAACAACAGCATGCATGAAGCCTATTTATGGTCAGTAAATAGTGATTATAATACTTTAAATAATCTTAAAGAGTTTAATTATCAAAGCTCTCCTGGATATGGAGTTTCAGGGATGACATTCTTGAGCAATGGGGGCTTACTTGTTCTCGAAAGAATGTTTGAGAGAAATTTTGCTAAAACAGCGGAAAAATACTGGATTAAACTGAAATATGTAAGCGCTTCTAAATTAGGCGGCGTAGAAAGCGGTGAAACTGTATCAGGAGTTGAGTTATTGGAAATCAATCCTGCTTCAGCTGAAGAAGATAAAGCAAGATATTCTTGGGCGGATAATTTTGAGGCAGTCACCGTGCTTGAAGACCTGATCCCTGATAAAACTATAGTTTTAATGGCAACTGATTCTAACAGAGCCGCATTTCAAAAAGACTTCCTATTACAAGTAAACATTGATAATAATGTACTTAACCAAGATACTTTTTAA